The following coding sequences are from one Thamnophis elegans isolate rThaEle1 chromosome 5, rThaEle1.pri, whole genome shotgun sequence window:
- the LOC116508622 gene encoding uncharacterized protein LOC116508622 isoform X2 → MAGDYDLLKSLQNNLEELNHLRAKYLTSTKRPSSVGIKSFFCDQQQLPGENMNIQSFAPRKSIRHRNPYWPDEEIRTFIEIWGDDEVQASLATNFRNEAQYEWISDRMREFGYDRDMKQCRLRAKELRRGYKAIVGGNNSSVSGQRALPFYDSLNSFLCMHKGLVVSKVSLSIDRRNREVQKLALEQEKNEKLSVVLVSDDDEASIPEPTDDSNFQDAQTDSEPVHAQSPGPSGSFSRASLVDADRISNNHWNRKQRRKTETTSDIVDAISQVGDRLVNALSDLHSKHSETSELAQSRACDSHKEEFTILANHINQASQNVDKLIALMETSTRRIADAMDRQTVALENLAQLFAARAPAISVPLAPQEQSMMVPTPRICVSVPVELYNTVNTLTGNCTSNQKAQDLPAEDCQPVAKKIKTEDDLL, encoded by the exons ATGGCTGGTGACTATGATTTGTTAAAAAGTCTGCAGAATAACTTGGAAGAACTGAACCATCTTCGGGCAAAATACTTAACATCAACGAAACGTCCATCATCTGTTGGGATTAAATCGTTTTTTTGTGATCAACAGCAACTGCCAGGGGAGAATATGAACATCCAGTCATTTGCTCCTAGGAAGAGTATTCGCCATCGTAATCCATATTGGCCTGATGAAGAAATACGGACCTTCATTGAGATCTGGGGGGATGACGAAGTCCAAGCCTCACTGGCCACCAACTTTCGCAATGAGGCACAGTATGAATGGATCTCTGATAGGATGCGAGAGTTTGGCTATGACCGGGATATGAAGCAGTGTCGCTTGCGTGCCAAGGAGCTTCGGCGAGGATACAAGGCAATTGTTGGTGGAAATAACTCTTCTGTGAGTGGTCAACGGGCCTTGCCATTTTATGATTCCTTGAACAGTttcctgtgcatgcacaagggTCTTGTGGTATCCAAAGTTTCTCTATCTATAGATAGGAGGAATCGCGAAGTCCAAAAGTTGGCCTTGgagcaagaaaaaaatgaaaagctaaGTGTTGTCTTGGTTTCTGATGATGATGAAGCATCCATCCCAGAACCTACAGATGACTCCAATTTTCAAGATGCACAGACGGATTCCGAACCTGTACATGCCCAGTCTCCAG GCCCATCCGGCAGTTTTTCCAGGGCATCCCTGGTTGATGCTGACAGAATAAGCAACAACCACTGGAATAGGAAACAGAGGAGAAAAACTGAAACTACTTCAGACATAGTAGATGCCATTTCCCAAGTGGGTGACAGACTGGTAAACGCTCTGTCTGATTTGCACTCAAAACACAGCGAAACCTCAGAACTTGCACAGAGTAGAGCATGTGATTCCCATAAAGAGGAATTTACCATACTTGCCAATCATATAAATCAGGCTTCTCAAAACGTGGACAAACTGATTGCTCTCATGGAGACGTCTACCAGGAGGATAGCAGATGCcatggacagacagacagttgCCTTGGAGAACCTGGCACAATTGTTTGCTGCAAGAGCACCAGCAATTTCAGTGCCCTTGGCACCCCAGGAGCAGTCTATGATGGTGCCTACTCCCAGAATTTGTGTATCAGTCCCAGTAGAATTATACAATACTGTGAACACTTTAACAGGAAATTGCACTTCTAATCAGAAAGCACAAGATTTGCCTGCTGAAGACTGTCAACCAgtggcaaagaaaataaaaacagaagacGACTTATTATAA
- the LOC116508622 gene encoding uncharacterized protein LOC116508622 isoform X1, with the protein MAGDYDLLKSLQNNLEELNHLRAKYLTSTKRPSSVGIKSFFCDQQQLPGENMNIQSFAPRKSIRHRNPYWPDEEIRTFIEIWGDDEVQASLATNFRNEAQYEWISDRMREFGYDRDMKQCRLRAKELRRGYKAIVGGNNSSVSGQRALPFYDSLNSFLCMHKGLVVSKVSLSIDRRNREVQKLALEQEKNEKLSVVLVSDDDEASIPEPTDDSNFQDAQTDSEPVHAQSPGDEWEPHGEDGLLAGDVGSPSFPNTRGDGHSVSSGPSGSFSRASLVDADRISNNHWNRKQRRKTETTSDIVDAISQVGDRLVNALSDLHSKHSETSELAQSRACDSHKEEFTILANHINQASQNVDKLIALMETSTRRIADAMDRQTVALENLAQLFAARAPAISVPLAPQEQSMMVPTPRICVSVPVELYNTVNTLTGNCTSNQKAQDLPAEDCQPVAKKIKTEDDLL; encoded by the exons ATGGCTGGTGACTATGATTTGTTAAAAAGTCTGCAGAATAACTTGGAAGAACTGAACCATCTTCGGGCAAAATACTTAACATCAACGAAACGTCCATCATCTGTTGGGATTAAATCGTTTTTTTGTGATCAACAGCAACTGCCAGGGGAGAATATGAACATCCAGTCATTTGCTCCTAGGAAGAGTATTCGCCATCGTAATCCATATTGGCCTGATGAAGAAATACGGACCTTCATTGAGATCTGGGGGGATGACGAAGTCCAAGCCTCACTGGCCACCAACTTTCGCAATGAGGCACAGTATGAATGGATCTCTGATAGGATGCGAGAGTTTGGCTATGACCGGGATATGAAGCAGTGTCGCTTGCGTGCCAAGGAGCTTCGGCGAGGATACAAGGCAATTGTTGGTGGAAATAACTCTTCTGTGAGTGGTCAACGGGCCTTGCCATTTTATGATTCCTTGAACAGTttcctgtgcatgcacaagggTCTTGTGGTATCCAAAGTTTCTCTATCTATAGATAGGAGGAATCGCGAAGTCCAAAAGTTGGCCTTGgagcaagaaaaaaatgaaaagctaaGTGTTGTCTTGGTTTCTGATGATGATGAAGCATCCATCCCAGAACCTACAGATGACTCCAATTTTCAAGATGCACAGACGGATTCCGAACCTGTACATGCCCAGTCTCCAGGTGATGAATGGGAACCACATGGAGAAGATGGCCTTCTTGCAGGAGATGTGGGTTCACCTAGTTTCCCTAATACAAGAGGAGATGGTCATTCCGTCAGTTCAG GCCCATCCGGCAGTTTTTCCAGGGCATCCCTGGTTGATGCTGACAGAATAAGCAACAACCACTGGAATAGGAAACAGAGGAGAAAAACTGAAACTACTTCAGACATAGTAGATGCCATTTCCCAAGTGGGTGACAGACTGGTAAACGCTCTGTCTGATTTGCACTCAAAACACAGCGAAACCTCAGAACTTGCACAGAGTAGAGCATGTGATTCCCATAAAGAGGAATTTACCATACTTGCCAATCATATAAATCAGGCTTCTCAAAACGTGGACAAACTGATTGCTCTCATGGAGACGTCTACCAGGAGGATAGCAGATGCcatggacagacagacagttgCCTTGGAGAACCTGGCACAATTGTTTGCTGCAAGAGCACCAGCAATTTCAGTGCCCTTGGCACCCCAGGAGCAGTCTATGATGGTGCCTACTCCCAGAATTTGTGTATCAGTCCCAGTAGAATTATACAATACTGTGAACACTTTAACAGGAAATTGCACTTCTAATCAGAAAGCACAAGATTTGCCTGCTGAAGACTGTCAACCAgtggcaaagaaaataaaaacagaagacGACTTATTATAA